From Oryza brachyantha chromosome 9, ObraRS2, whole genome shotgun sequence, a single genomic window includes:
- the LOC102709595 gene encoding uncharacterized protein LOC102709595, with amino-acid sequence MTARRGQLVDRWRGIQEAEEADDDGEPSAAKQRRLDQAKGEWFSHCFNFLGSLPKEEHIWCGYADIMGPFLETFLGYFDEQEENSPPRTIWKRISEELNICAQCVCEHHQAQKCFDTEYRSCSDPLLKVLRLLDEERVTEHLRQMNAKIQLKEYKPSLHGADVVSIMFEVLMYPVLLDDLSLANQFQTFIERIDEIFDVSLSANQQYPGVYALLFFKSCKARAIGLRLARSMGKLRRAVDLDPLQPLLQKYINFLEADVLPSTLESPRPRVQLKRADIWLGFKSLLGFLDAPAFEDGILEKYPIFLNIVLNHVSDDRSDLSCAVSCLKASFEMLGCKLWLRTTLSPNVMRNTLLGHCFHTRDEKSHKEIFDLFLPFLQSLEALQDGDHEKQRRNILYFLLHQVTRSSNFSALMRKNATKIALLIVQRGYTMNPPCPASECVHMWGPSLIGSLTDTSLHSSLRQPALDLINILIISDVSALISFQLKYESCTKGGISNSVIFVDDEDELPVFCDAQEMDYSCWNDFSILYKLTCRECKDWRCVPLLWYLIMVQLEPSKLPIAFSKAVFWALSHISVLKPEAATDLSLPVNDWLSLHAGEVLPTFSWQVPNGADDGGVGQECINILKVSQSCTLLLKIFKRFAIHVIMQIEKCGLQKQWAWESMMAESLILTLVDHNDNVRQVGRAVLEHASQARGLTSGLQFLCSSASSLSATFVGLRNAIQLVETKSALADFHSLHHLFFVICKLLKDVVQQPSVAEQAKPIEGGFLRQSFSNVAVNLPEHSVDIISWEKFSTLLSGALWPFLSTCLRRGDDLINTKQCQISCVRLLELLPLVYDRLCSYSSNKLCGMTTAVQVLDPNDITWLFHFINWGKSSLPVIIRHWKQCMLSIIRILKGSLGGTIQHYIEDLGSIVSHDAVNISELTQKISDLKLALSKETSSKTERREVVSVPMFTEQIANFPSAVPMVQERNTGRDNVGTMKPSQATCTEQIILLSDSEENSSAADVSGDEVLSSVKGINGPTASDIMKEVEHTEQRMLTEDRHVLPKQQIGPVSHVVASSKPVSKDSRSIISAKEGLGRTKIPTVPVNTNDTSLLPKKIKPPTSTTPQPSRPNLSSGTEKFKSIFRDISDDEDDPLEHALDSCRKPQLRLTKTSLLVPKRQVVQLPLSAEKRQSFGRPDASSRRLKPPKLDSWFKNILEMDYFAVVGLPSTEIIKKLSLKEIPVCFDSQAQYVEIFQPLVLEEFKAQLQNAYVETPVEDMNCGSISILSVERVDDFLLVRGRPDNSDILKLKSCMENDLILLSKDPLKSTRQQVHVLGKVDRRESDKNKALILVMKFFLSNENARLNKVKRLLVERSKWFLNRVMSMTPQIREFSALSSLNDIPVLPVILNPVSCNSIYHGSGKAYLDKLSQPMRKVLKSSYNDSQLQAVSIAIGPTSSKTNFDLSLIQGPPGTGKTRTIVAIVSALLSLHTYNSSQRNESLTITPAEFNKPRTRISQSVAVARAWQDAALAKQLINDSQREVPKLTDQLSKGRVLVCAQSNAAVDELVSRLSEGLYGTDGNLYKPYIVRVGNAKTVHSNSVPFFIDTLVEQRLADELKTKSDSKNLSDAESSGSLRAKLEKIVDRIRHYELRRKLVEVDKTENDSVVPNENSTDEVSDDAIGAKLNFLYAQKRQVSAELATAHAREKKIADENRSLKHKVRKSILGEAEIVVTTLSGCGGDIYSVCSETASANKFVNFSEHALFDVVVIDEAAQALEPATLIPLQLLKSKGTKCIMVGDPKQLPATVMSGLASKFLYECSMFERLQRAGYPVIMLTKQYRMHPEISRFPSLHFYENKLLDGAQVADKSALFHDHDCLGPYMFFDIADGREQCGKNAATQSLCNHFEADAALEILGFLKNRYPSEFACRKIGIITPYRSQLSLLRSKLNSFFGPEIVAEMEINTVDGFQGREVDILVLSTVRASTSSDSGHRSGEARSIGFVADVRRMNVALTRARFSLWIVGNAKTLQSNSHWASLLQNAKERNILISVKRPYGLLFEKVHSHSEDIHGSSHTYYTGHRKNKENEKNSTTISQKIDVRLHKEHVRHTVKTLETANESLPNDQAKRVSRWDRKSTKACDPNKKSSKEKELVLQHDGMRVTKGSFKHDIEQDNVVTKQKEGKGPSIHNDNHLKLANVSLRELNKPIKQSTHSEADKALFNQDSLQNSEVKKHGSKNYDKGTVKGSQSRDTKATSMKNDASPPAQDMQKLIQNAKGARKFSEKPRFGNLTQFDSSVKHDATLESANKSDGVCPPTNLEMKKISGKAKNARRFSEHPRPGNTNKVDPSHEESSQMPELKENQASNLTAVHQNHLTASRKRQREDIESLLSSSLISSKKHGSKFPSKKQK; translated from the exons atgacggcgcggcggggccaGCTCGTCGACCGGTGGCGCGGGATCCAGGAGGCCGAggaggccgacgacgacggcgagccctCCGCGGCCAAGCAGCGCCGCCTCGACCAGGCCAAGGGGGAATG GTTTTCAcattgtttcaattttttggGAAGTTTGCCAAAAGAAGAGCATATTTGGTGTGGATATGCTGATATTATGGGACCATTTCTTGAGACGTTCCTTGGTTACTTTGATGAACAAGAGGAAAATTCACCTCCTAGAACAATATGGAAACGGATTTCTGAAGAACTCAATATTTGTGCACAATGTGTGTGTGAACACCACCAGGCACAGAAGTGTTTTGATACTGAATATCGGTCTTGCTCTGATCCCCTTCTGAAAGTATTACGGCTTCTCGATGAAGAGAGGGTTACAGAACATCTTAGGCAGATGAATGCAAAAATACAACTAAAGGAGTACAAACCTTCATTGCATGGTGCAGACGTTGTTAGCATAATGTTTGAa GTTCTGATGTATCCTGTTCTGTTAGATGATTTGTCATTGGCTAATCAGTTCCAGACATTCATTGAAAGAATTGAtgaaatatttgacgtgagcTTGTCAGCTAATCAGCAATACCCT GGCGTGTATGCATTACTTTTCTTCAAAAGTTGTAAAGCTCGAGCAATTGGGCTTCGCTTAGCCCGGTCCATGGGGAAATTGAG GAGAGCGGTTGATCTGGACCCTTTGCAACCCTTactgcaaaaatatattaattttttggaaGCGGATGTTCTTCCATCTACTTTAGAATCTCCAAGGCCCAGGGTGCAGCTCAAAAGAGCTGATATATGGCTTGGATTCAAATCACT TCTTGGATTTCTTGATGCACCTGCTTTTGAAGATGGAATCTTGGAGAAATACCCTATATTCCTGAATATTGTGCTTAATCATGTCAGTGATGATAGATCTGATTTGTCATGTGCTGTCAGTTGCCTGAAAGCATCATTTGAAATGCTTG gTTGCAAGCTTTGGTTGAGAACAACTTTATCACCTAATGTCATGCGGAACACATTACTGGGTCATTGTTTTCATACTAGAGATGAGAAAAGCCACAAAGAAATTTTTGATCTTTTCCTTCCATTTCTTCAG TCACTTGAAGCACTGCAAGATGGTGACCATGAAAAGCAAAGGAGGAACATACTGtattttcttcttcatcaaGTAACTCGGAGTAGTAATTTCAGTGCTCTGATGAGAAAAAATGCAACTAAG ATCGCTCTTCTTATTGTACAAAGAGGTTACACAATGAATCCTCCTTGCCCAGCTTCTGAATGCGTCCATATGTG GGGACCATCTTTGATTGGCTCATTAACGGATACATCATTACATAGTTCTTTGCGTCAACCTGCACTTGATCTCATCAATATCCTCATAATTTCTGATGTTTCTGCTTTGATTTCATTTCAACTGAAGTATGAGTCTTGCACAAAGGGTGGTATAAGCAATTCTGTCATATTTGTTGATGATGAGGATGAGCTGCCTGTCTTCTGTGATGCTCAAGAGATGGATTACAGCTGTTGGAATGATTTCAGTATACTGTACAAGTTGACATGTCGGGAGTGCAAGGATTGGAGATGTGTCCCATTGTTATGGTACCTCATAATGGTTCAGTTGGAACCATCTAAGCTGCCCATAGCCTTTTCAAAAGCAGTGTTTTGGGCTCTATCTCATATTTCTGTGTTGAAGCCTGAAGCAGCTACAGACTTGTCGTTGCCTGTTAATGATTGGTTATCATTGCATGCTGGAGAAGTTTTGCCAACATTTTCATGGCAAGTTCCAAATGGTGCAGATGATGGTGGAGTTGGTCAGGAGTGTATCAATATTCTCAAGGTGTCACAATCTTGCACACtattattgaaaatatttaaaag atttgccATTCATGTCATCATGCAAATTGAGAAATGTGGGCTTCAAAAGCAATGGGCCTGGGAATCAATGATGGCGGAAAGCTTGATTTTGACACTAGTCGATCATAATGAT AATGTGCGGCAAGTTGGGCGAGCTGTCCTGGAACATGCATCACAAGCACGGGGTTTGACGTCCGGGCTTCAATTTCTGTGCTCAAGTGCATCTTCCCTGTCTGCTACTTTTGTCGGTCTAAGAAATGCAATTCAATTG GTGGAAACAAAATCAGCTTTGGCAGATTTTCATAGTCTTCATCACTTGTTTTTTGTCATATGCAAACTATTAAAGGATGTTGTTCAACAACCTTCAGTTGCAGAACAAGCAAAACCTATTGAAGGTGGTTTCCTGCGCCAGTCCTTTTCAAATGTAGCTGTCAACCTGCCAGAACATTCAGTTGATATTATTTCTTGGGAGAAGTTCAGCACTTTGCTTTCCGGAGCTCTCTGGCCTTTTCTTTCCACATGCCTGCGAAGGGGAGATGATCTAATAAATACCAAACAGTGTCAG ATATCATGCGTTCGATTGCTTGAGTTGCTTCCCCTTGTGTATGACAGGCTTTGTTCATATTCTTCTAACAAGTTATGCGGTATGACAACAGCGGTTCAGGTTCTAGACCCTAATGATATTACATGGCTTTTTCACTTTATTAATTGGGGGAAATCATCACTCCCTGTGATCATCAGACACTGGAAACAATGCATGCTATCTATAATTAGAATATTAAAAGGTTCACTTGGTGGCACCATCCAGCACTACATTGAAGATCTTGGCAGTATCGTTTCACATG ATGCAGTCAATATCAGTGAACTCACACAGAAAATTTCGGATCTCAAACTTGCATTGTCCAAGGAGACTTCTTCAAAAACTGAAAGGAGAGAAGTGGTCAGTGTACCAATGTTCACAGAACAAATTGCTAATTTTCCTTCAGCTGTGCCCATGGTTCAGGAGAGAAATACTGGCAGGGACAATGTTGGAACCATGAAGCCTTCTCAAGCAACATGCACTGAACAAATAATTCTTCTTTCAGACAGTGAAGAAAATTCATCAGCAGCTGATGTGTCTGGTGATGAGGTTTTGTCATCTGTTAAAGGTATTAATGGACCCACTGCTTCAGATATTATGAAAGAAGTTGAGCATACTGAACAAAGAATGCTGACTGAAGATAGACATGTGCTACCAAAACAACAGATAGGTCCGGTCAGTCATGTTGTAGCCTCTTCTAAACCTGTATCAAAAGATAGTAGAAGCATAATTTCTGCCAAAGAAGGATTAGGTAGAACGAAAATTCCAACTGTTCCAGTGAATACGAATGATACGTCCCTTTTACCAAAAAAGATTAAACCGCCTACTAGCACCACTCCTCAACCATCACGTCCTAATTTGTCATCAGGTACAGAAAAATTTAAGTCAATCTTCAGAGATATATctgatgatgaagatgatcCTTTAGAACATGCACTTGATAGCTGCCGAAAGCCACAACTTCGTTTAACAAAGACCAGCTTATTGGTTCCTAAAAGACAAGTAGTCCAGCTTCCTTTGTCTGCTGAAAAGAGACAATCTTTTGGAAGACCGGATGCTAGTTCTCGACGACTTAAGCCTCCCAAACTGGACAGCTGGTTTAAGAACATCTTGGAAATGGATTACTTCGCTGTTGTTGGTCTACCTTCTActgaaataataaagaaacTTTCTTTGAAAGAAATTCCTGTATGCTTTGATTCACAAGCTCAATATGTTGAGATTTTCCAGCCACTAGTTCTAGAAGAGTTCAAAGCTCAGTTGCAGAATGCTTACGTAGAAACCCCTGTTGAAGACATGAATTGTGGTTCCATATCTATACTCTCAGTTGAAAGGGTTGATGATTTTCTTCTTGTGCGTGGTCGCCCTGACAATAGTGACATTCTGAAACTCAAAAGTTGTATGGAGAATGATTTGATATTGCTCAGCAAGGATCCACTGAAAAGCACTAGACAGCAGGTTCATGTGCTTGGAAAG GTGGATCGGCGCGAGAGTGATAAAAACAAGGCATTAATTCTTGTAATGAAGTTCTTTCTCTCTAATGAGAATGCACGTCTAAATAAAGTGAAACGACTTCTTGTTGAAAGAAGTAAGTGGTTCCTGAATAGGGTTATGAGCATGACACCTCAAATTCGAGAATTCAGCGCGCTTTCATCATTGAATGATATACCAGTGCTTCCGGTAATCTTGAATCCTGTTTCCTGTAATTCAATTTACCATGGATCTGGAAAAGCGTATCTTGATAAACTCTCACAACCTATGCGAAAAGTTTTGAAGTCATCATACAATGACAGCCAGCTCCAAGCTGTAAGTATTGCTATAGGACCGACAAGctccaaaacaaattttgatctGTCTCTTATTCAGGGCCCTCCAG GTACTGGTAAAACCAGAACTATTGTTGCAATTGTGAGTGCCTTGCTTTCTTTACATACATACAACTCCTCACAGAGAAATGAATCCCTCACCATCACTCCTGCTGAATTTAACAAGCCAAGAACAAGGATAAGCCAGTCTGTTGCAGTAGCTAGAGCTTGGCAGGATGCAGCCCTTGCTAAACAACTTATAAATGATTCCCAGAGAGAAGTCCCTAAGTTGACAGATCAACTTTCAAAAGGGCGGGTTTTAGTATGTGCACAGTCAAATGCTGCAGTTGATGAACTTGTGTCAAGACTTAGCGAAGGATTGTATGGCACTGATGGAAATCTGTACAAGCCTTATATAGTGCGGGTCGGCAATGCAAAGACAGTTCATTCTAATTCAGTTCCTTTCTTTATTGACACACTTGTTGAACAAAGATTAGCTGATGAGTTAAAGACAAAAAGTGATAGCAAAAATTTATCCGATGCTGAATCCTCTGGCTCACTTAGGGCTAAATTGGAAAAGATTGTAGACAGAATTAGACACTATGAGTTGAGGAGAAAATTAGTTGAGGTTGATAAAACAGAAAATGACTCTGTTGTTCCCAATGAAAACAGTACAGATGAAGTTTCTGATGATGCAATTGGTGCAAAGCTCAACTTTCTGTATGCACAGAAAAGGCAAGTTTCTGCAGAACTTGCCACTGCTCATGCACGTGAGAAGAAAATAGCTGATGAAAACAGATCTCTTAAGCACAAGGTGCGAAAGTCAATTCTTGGAGAAGCAGAAATTGTTGTGACAACACTCAGTGGGTGTGGAGGTGATATTTATAGTGTTTGCTCAGAAACTGCTTCAGCTAATAAATTTGTGAATTTTTCTGAGCATGCTTTGTTTGACGTTGTTGTCATTGATGAAGCTGCGCAG GCTCTTGAGCCTGCTACTTTGATTCCACTTCAGCTTCTCAAGTCGAAAGGAACTAAATGTATAATG GTTGGTGATCCAAAGCAGCTACCTGCTACTGTGATGTCTGGATTGGCAAGCAAATTTCTTTACGAGTGTAGTATGTTTGAACGCCTGCAACGAGCTGGCTATCCAGTGATTATGCTCACCAAACAG TACCGAATGCATCCTGAAATCAGCAGATTCCCATCATTGCATttctatgaaaataaattgctTGATGGTGCTCAGGTGGCTGACAAATCAGCCCTGTTCCATGATCATGACTGTCTTGGTCCATACATGTTCTTTGACATAGCTGATGGTCGTGAACAGTGTGGGAAAAATGCTGCTACACAATCACTCTGTAATCATTTCGAAGCTGATGCCGCACTTGAGATACTAGGATTTTTAAAGAATAG ATATCCATCAGAGTTCGCCTGCAGGAAAATAGGGATCATAACTCCATATAGAAGTCAACTCTCTTTATTACGTTCAAAGTTGAATTCCTTTTTTGGGCCTGAAATTGTTGCGGAGATGGAAATAAATACTGTGGATGGATTTCAAGGTCGTGAAGTTGACATATTGGTGTTGTCAACTGTTAGAGCCTCCACTTCATCTGACAGTGGACATCGCTCTGGTGAAGCACGCAGCATTGGGTTTGTTGCAGACGTGAGACGGATGAATGTTGCCTTAACACGTGCCAGGTTTTCTCTATGGATTGTTGGAAATGCAAAGACATTACAGAGCAATTCACATTGGGCTTCATTATTACAGAACGCTAAAGAAAGGAATATTCTCATCTCGGTTAAGAGGCCATATGGTTTGCTGTTTGAGAAAGTTCATTCACATTCAGAAGATATTCATGGTTCTAGTCATACCTACTATACAGGTCATCGTAAGAAcaaggaaaatgaaaaaaacagtACAACAATCTCACAGAAAATTGATGTTCGACTCCACAAAGAACATGTGAGACATACTGTCAAGACTCTGGAAACAGCAAATGAAAGTTTACCAAATGACCAAGCAAAAAGAGTATCACGCTGGGATCGAAAGAGTACAAAAGCTTGTGACCCCAACAAAAAATCTAGCAAAGAAAAGGAACTGGTATTGCAGCATGATGGTATGAGAGTTACCAAAGGTTCATTTAAACATGACATTGAACAGGACAATGTGGTGACAAAgcaaaaggaaggaaaagggCCAAGTATCCATAATGATAATCACCTCAAGCTTGCCAATGTAAGTCTGAGGGAACTGAATAAACCCATCAAACAAAGTACTCATTCAGAAGCTGACAAGGCCTTATTTAACCAAGATTCACTTCAGAATTCTGAGGTTAAAAAGCATGGCAGCAAAAATTATGATAAGGGAACTGTTAAGGGCTCACAAAGTCGTGATACTAAAGCAACAAGCATGAAAAATGATGCTTCTCCACCAGCACAAGACATGCAGAAGTTAATACAAAATGCCAAAGGGGCAAGGAAGTTCTCTGAAAAACCAAGATTTGGTAATTTGACTCAATTTGATTCCTCAGTTAAACATGACGCAACTCTGGAGTCAGCAAATAAGAGTGATGGTGTTTGTCCACCAACAAACTTGGAAATGAAGAAAATCTCCGGTAAGGCCAAAAATGCTAGGAGGTTTTCTGAGCACCCAAGACCTGGGAACACAAATAAAGTGGACCCTTCACATGAAGAAAGTAGCCAAATGCCAGaactaaaagaaaaccaaGCAAGTAACTTAACTGCAGTTCATCAAAATCATCTGACTGCATCAAGGAAGCGGCAACGGGAGGATATTGAGTCGTTACTTTCATCATCTCTTATATCATCAAAGAAGCATGGGTCAAAGTTTCcttccaagaaacaaaaatga